The Geobacter metallireducens GS-15 region GGAGAGACTTTTGAAGGCCGTGGAGTGAGGAGAACGTGAACCAGTACCTCGATCTCTTTCTGAATTACCTTCTTGTGGAGAAGGGGCTGGCGAAAAATTCCCTCGATTCCTACGGCCGCGACATGATCCGGTATCTGGATTTTCTTGAGAAACGGAATTGTGGTGAACCGTCTGCGGTGCGTCCCGTGGATGTGGCGGATTTTCTGGCCCATCTCAAGGATTGTGGTCTCGCCCCCCGAAGCAGAGCCAGGGCCTTATCCGCCGTCCGGATGTTCCACCGGTTTCTCCTGGTGGAGGGGTATGCCGAGGCGAACCCCACCGCGATCATCGAGGCGCCCAAGACGTTGGCCAAGCTTCCCCAGATCCTCGCCGGCCGGGAGGTCGAGGCGCTTCTGGCTGCTCCCGGAAGTGACAGTGCCCAGGATATGCGGGACCGGGCCATGCTGGAGCTTCTCTATGCCACGGGGCTGCGGGTCTCCGAACTTGTGGGCCTCGGTTTGCGCGATGTGAATGTAACCGCGGGATACCTCATGGCTTTCGGCAAGGGGGGGAAGGAGCGGCTCGTTCCCATGGGTGAATCCGCCTGTGCAGCAGTTTCCCGTTATCTTGCCGAGGCGCGTCCCGAAATGGATCGAAACGGCGACAACGCCTATCTGTTTCTTACCCGGCTCGGAGACCGGATGACGCGGCAGGCGTTCTGGAATATAATCAAAAAACGGGCCATTGAGGCGGGAATCAGAAAAACCATTTCTCCCCATACTCTGCGCCATTCGTTCGCAACCCATCTGCTGGAGAACGGCGCAGATCTGCGGAGCGTGCAGGCAATGCTCGGCCATGCGGACCTCGCGACGACACAGATTTACACCCACGTGACCCGGGAGCGATTGAAACGCATCCACGAGGAATACCATCCACGGGGATAGGGCGGGTCGGTGCAGACAGGAAAACTCACTCAGGAAAGGACAGGGCAATGAAGTATATCGTGCTCCTCGGCGACGGGATGTCGGACGAGGCCGTGAAGGATCTGGACGGAAAGACACCACTGCAGGCTGCCAAAACGCCGCACATGGATGTCATGGCCCGGCGGGGGAGGATCGGCCTCGCTCACACCGTGCCGAAGGGGCTCCCTCCGGGAAGCGATGTGGCAAATCTCTCGGTGTTCGGCTATGACCCGCGTACCTGCTATACGGGTCGATCACCCCTCGAAGCAGCAAGCATGGGGGTTCAACTCGGGCCCGATGACGTGGCGTTCCGGGTTAATCTCGTGAATCTCCTGCCGACCAAGGGGACGCTCGTCATGAACGACTACTCGGCGGGGCATATCTCCACCGAAGAGGGACGCGAACTCATCGAGGCCATCCAGCAGCAGATCGGCGATGACGAGTTCCAGTTCTACCCCGGCGTGGGATACCGCCATCTCATGGTATGGCGCAACGGCAAAAGCGGCATGTCCGCCACCCCTCCCCATGACATCTCGGGGAAAAGCATCCTCGACTACCTTCCGAAGGGAGAGGGGGCCGACAAGCTCATCTATCTGATGAACTCCTCCCAGATGATACTCAACAATCATCCCCAATACCGGCGGCGCCTTGAAGCAGACAAGATCCCGGCGAATTCCATCTGGCTCTGGGGGCACGGCAAAGCACCCCGGATGGAGCCCTTCAAGGAAAAGTTCGGCCTTGCCGGGGCGGTAATTTCCGCGGTCGATCTCATAAACGGTATCGGCATCGGAGCGGGCCTCGACGTGATTCGGGTCGAGGGGGCCACCGGTTACCTGGACACCAACTACGAAGGCAAGGTCCAGGCAGCTCTTGAGGCCCTGGAGACCCATGACTACGTGTACCTTCACGTTGAGGCGCCCGACGAGGCTTCCCATTCGGGGAACCTTTCCCACAAGCTCCAGGCCATCGAAGATTTCGATGCCAGGGTTGTCGGCCCCATCATGGAAGGGATCAGGCGTTTTGGTTCGTTCCGGATACTCTGTACTCCCGATCACCCGACTCCCCTCAGGCTGAAGACACATACGGGCGCGCCTGTGCCCTTCATCATCTACGATGGAGGAGAATCGGAAGATGATTCGATTGCGGGCTATGACGAAGATTCGGCCCGGACTTCCGGCCTGGTGCTGGAGGAAGGGCACCGGCTCATGGAGCTTCTGCTTGAAAGGTGACCAGGCAGGATGTTGTTAGGTGAGGAGAGAGACAGGGCGGGTTATGGGATCCGCCCTGTCCTTTTGCGTCACCAGCGCCGGTAAACCGGCCCCAGGGGGCGGTACCAGTACGGCCCGGGCCAGTATCCGTAGTAGTAGGGATCATAAAAGGAGTAGGGTGGCGGAGTGGGGTAGGGGTAGCCCTTCTCGTAGTCGTAGCTTTTCCAGACGTAAATCTCTTTGATTGCGAGGACCGGATAGGTGTACTCAACTTCGTCGACCGGCATTACTTTTTTGCCCTTCACTTCCCCGACCAGGGTAACGAGGCGATCCGGTTTATAGATCATGCTGTCGAGGAACGATTCGGAAATGGCGAGAAACCTTCCCTCGGAGCGAAATGTATCCTCCGGCATACCCGTCTTGTCGAGAGCAACCTGCATTATCTCCAATTGACTTCCTGTGGTAGTGTTCTTGACCCCGACAATTACCCCTCCCAGTTGCACGTACTTCCCGACAAACGCATCGGGTTTTTCTTTGAGCATGGCGTAGGTAATGGTGGGGTCAACCAGAGACCGTGACTGCTCACTGATGACATGGGCACACCCCGATAATGACAAGGTTGTGAGCAGGATTATAAGGATTGATATTCTCTGCAAATACATCGTGGCCCCTCCCGGTGGAGCGACATTTTCCGCCCCTCTGCTGTGTTGCTCGAACATCCTCGCCTGTCCGGGACGTCCAGCAGTCTATGCACTGACATGAATCAAGATTAGCTCCGGTCAGGTGAAAGTCAAATTAGCCGTGGAGGTAGGCGTGGATACCATTTCTGAGGAAAATCACTGGAAGTTTCAGCGTTTTTTATGATATGTTGAAACGCTAAATTATGTCTGAGGAGTTGCATTGTGAAAATCTGTGTCATTGGCTCCGGGTATGTGGGCCTTGTCGCTGGAACCTGCTTCGCCGAAAGCGGCAACACTGTCATTTGCGTTGATGTTAACCAGGAGAAGATTGAAGGACTCAAGCAGGGGATTCTCCCCATATACGAACCGGGCCTCAAGGAGCTGGTTCTCCGCAATAGCGCCGAGGGGCGCCTTTCCTTCACTACCGACCTGGCGTCAGCGGTGAAGGAATCACTCATCTGCTTCATAGCCGTAGGGACACCGCCGGGGGAAGACGGTTCGGCCGATCTTCAGCATGTTCTTGCCGTGGCCCGGGAAATTGGTCGCAACATGGAGGGGTTCAAGATCATCGTCGACAAGTCGACGGTACCGGTTGGCACCGCTGATAAGGTGAGACGGGCCGCCCAGGAGGAACTCGATCGCCGCGGTGCCGCCTACGAGTTCGACGTGGTGTCGAACCCGGAATTTCTCAAGGAAGGCGCCGCAATCGACGACTTCATGAAGCCCGACCGGGTCGTTATCGGTGCCGACAATGTCCGTACCGCAGAGATCATGAAAGAGCTCTATTCCCCTTTCATGAGAAAGACCAACCGCCTTATCGTCATGGACGTCCACAGCGCCGAAATGACCAAATATGCCGCCAATGCCATGCTCGCCACCCGCATCTCGTTCATGAACCAGATAGCGAACCTCTGCGAGCGGATGGGTGCGGATGTGTCAGCCGTGCGCGAGGGGATCGGATCCGATTCTCGGATCGGCTACGATTTCCTTTTTCCCGGCGTCGGTTACGGCGGCTCGTGCTTCCCGAAGGACGTGAAGGCCCTCATCAAGACCGCCGAGGAATGCGAGTACGACTTTGTCCTGCTGAAGTCGGTGGAGGAAGTCAACGAACGGCAAAAGGCGATCCTCATAGACAAAATGATCGCCCATTTCTCCCGGGACAACGGGGCGTCACCCCTTGCAGGAAAGACCATCGCCATCTGGGGGCTCTCGTTCAAGCCCCGCACCGACGATATGCGCGAAGCTCCCTCCATCGTCATCATCAGCAAGCTCCTCGAAATGGGCGCCACGGTCCTGGCGCACGATCCCGAAGCGGTCAAGGAAGCGAAAAAGATCTTCGGCGACCGGATAACCTACACCAGTACCAACCAGTACGAGATTCTCAAGGGGGCCGACGCGCTCGCCATCATTACGGAGTGGAACGAGTACCGCAACCCTGACTTCGAGCGCATCAGCGCAAGCCTCACCGCCCCGGTTATCTTCGACGGCCGGAACCTCTACAATCCGCGGCGGATGAAGGAGATCGGCTTCACGTACCACTCCATCGGCCGTAACGGTTCGGCCTTTACCGGTTAGCAGGAGCAAGCAATGCGTGTTCTGGTAACCGGCGGGGCAGGGTTCATTGGCTCCCATCTGTGCGAGCGGTTGGTCAGTGACGGCCACGAGGTTCTCTGTGTCGATAACTTCTTTACGGGGAGCAAACAAAACATCCTGCCGCTCTTGGGAAACCCCCGTTTCGAGTTGATCCGCCACGATATAACCGAGCCGATTCTTCTGGAGGTGGACCAGATATATCATCTGGCCTGTCCCGCTTCGCCGGTCCATTATCAGTACAACCCGGTGAAGACCATCAAGACAAGCGTCATGGGGACCATCAACATGCTTGGCCTCGCCAAGCGGGTCCGGGCGCGAATCCTTCTGGCCTCCACCTCTGAAGTCTACGGCGATCCCCAGGTGCATCCGCAGCCCGAGACCTACTGGGGGAACGTTAACCCCATCGGAATCCGCAGCTGCTACGACGAAGGGAAGCGGGTTGCGGAAACCCTCATGATGGATTACCATCGCCAGAATGGTGTCGACATCCGCATCGTCCGGATTTTCAACACCTTTGGCCCCCGCATGGCCGAGCATGACGGCAGGGTGGTGTCGAACTTCATTGTTCAGGCTCTCAAAGGGGAAGACATAACGGTCTATGGCGACGGCAGCCAGACCCGCTCCTTCTGCTATGTGAGCGACTTGGTGGAAGGGCTTGTCCGGACGATGTCATGTGAAGGCTTCACCGGTCCGGTCAACCTGGGCAACCCCGGTGAAACTACTATCCTGGAATTTGCCCGGCGCATAATCGCACTGACCGGTTCCCAGTCGCAGATTGTTTTCAGGCCTCTCCCGTCGGATGACCCCAAGCAGCGCCAACCCGATATAACCCTCGCCCGGACGACGCTTGGATGGGAGCCTATCGTGCCCCTGGAAACGGGTCTCACAAAGACAGTTGATTATTTCTCCGGCCTCGGTGCCGGTTCGGGTTCATGACCAAAGGAGGAAGCATGCGGAAGCGGATGTACCTCGTCCCTGCCGGCTGCATACTCTTCATTCTCTTCTTCACCGTTTTCGGCGAGCGGGGACTTCTGCGCATCTACCACCTGAGCAGGGAGAAACAGGAAATTGCGGAGAAGGTGACCGAGGTCAGGGGTGAAAATGAGAAACTCAAGCGCGAGATAGAAGCGCTCAAGACCGACCGGCGTTACCTGGAAAGCATTGCCCGAAAGGATTTCGGGCTTGTGCGGCCCAATGAAGTCGTCTATCAGTTCCCGTCGTCGGACAAGGCCCAGGCCAAGACTCAGCAGCCGGTTTCATCGGCGGTCGAGAAGAAGCGATAGGGTGAGCGGAGAGAATCCGCTCTTTCCTTTTTGTCATCAGGAGATTAACCATGAGCAGTTCAAAGAGGCAGGCATGTGTCGTCTGCGCCTGGCGCGAAACATGTGCGAAGAAATTCTGCGTCACCGATGGCGGCGCGCGCTGTCCCGATTTCAGCCGTGACGTTTCCATTAAGGTTCCGGACGAAGAATCGGATGAAATACAATGAGTCAACTGGAGGGAACAATGAAGGATAGGGTTCGTTCTCTGGTCGCCGAGGGAATCGAGCGGTGTTTTGCCGACGGCTCTCTTGCCTCGAACCAGATGCCGGCCATAGTCATAGAGAAGCCGGCCCATGCCGAGCACGGCGACTTTGCCTGTACCGTCGCCATGTCCATGGCGAAGGCCGAGCGCAAGGCGCCGCGGGTGATTGCAGAGACAATCGTCAAACATATTGAAAATGGTGAAAGTGGTATCATCGGGGGAATCGATATAGCCGGCCCCGGTTTTATCAACTTCAGAATCAAGAACGAGGCATGGAGCAGAACGCTTGCGGTCGTGGAGGCGGCAGGGGCGAGCTTCGGGCGCAGCTGCGCGGGTGAAGAGCGTAAGGTGCAGGTGGAGTTTGTGAGTGCAAACCCCACGGGACCACTCCATATCGGCCACGGACGGGGTGCCGCCATCGGTGACACCATCTGTCGCCTTCTGTCAGCTTCCGGATTCGATGTGACCCGTGAGTTCTATTACAACGATGCCGGTGCCCAAATCGCCAATCTTGCGCTTTCCGTTCAGTCACGCTGTCTCGGTATTGAGCCGGGAGACCCCCGGTGGCCGGCCGATGGCTATCAGGGCGACTATATCAAGGACGTGGCCCGCTCCTATCTCAATCGCGAAACCGTAGATGCCGGTGACCAGCACGTCACTGCCGCCGGCGACCCGAATGACCTTGACGCGATCCGTCGCTTTGCCGTGGCCTATCTGCGGCGCGAACAGGATCAGGACCTCCTGGCCTTCGACGTGCATTTCGATGTCTACTCGCTTGAATCGAGCCTTTATACCGAAGGTCGTGTTGAAGAGGTAGTCAGGCGTCTGATCGAGAACGGCCATACCTTCGAGCAGGACGGCGCCCTCTGGTTGCGGACCACGGACTTTGGAGACGACAAGGACCGGGTCATGCGCAAGTCGGACGGCAGTTACACCTACTTTGTCCCCGATGTTGCCTACCATCTGGCCAAGTGGGAACGTGGCTTCACCCGCGTCATTAACGAGCAGGGAGCGGACCACCACAGCACCATAACCCGCGTGCGTGCCGGTCTTCAGGCCCTCAATGCAGGAATCCCTCAAGAGTGGCCCGAGTACGTTCTACACCAGATGGTTACGGTCATGCGCGGTGGTGAAGAGGTGAAAATATCCAAGCGCGCCGGTAGCTATGTTACGTTACGAGATCTGATCGACGAAGTGGGCCGTGATGCCACGAGATTCTTCTTCCTCATGAGGAAACCTGATTCTCAACTGGTTTTCGATATCGATCTGGCCAAACAGCAATCACTCGAAAACCCGGTTTACTACGTCCAGTACGCCCATGCACGGATCAGCAGCATCTTCGAGGCCGCCTGTGACCGTGGAATCAGCGTTCCGTCCTTCCCTGATGCCCATGTGGATCTTCTCGAGACACCGGAAGAAATTGAACTCATCAAGCTCATCGGCTCTTTCCCCGAAGTTATCGAAGGAAGCGCCTTGTCCTTCGAGCCACACCGGATCACCTACTACCTTCAGGAACTGGCAGGGGCTTTCCATTCTTTTTACAATAAAAATCGCGTCATAGGCGAAGGGAAGGAGTTGAGTTCGGCACGGCTCTTCCTCCTCAAGGGCGTTGCTCAAGTACTGAAGAACGGGCTTGCACTCCTGGGTGTCTCGGCACCGGAAAAGATGTAGCTGGAAGGGTTTATGGTCCTTGATTATCGTGAACGGAAACCGGTCAACAAAAACCGGCCAAAATCGAAACCCGTCGGCCTCTTTGTCATAGCATTCGGCCTGGTTGCAGTCTGCTCCTTTGCCCTTGGTGTTCTGACGGACCGTTTTCTGCTTTCTCCTCGCAGCCTTAAGGTCGAAAATGCCCAGGCACCCCCTTCTGTCGCGCCGAAGAACGGCCCTCAGGAGCAACCCTCTTCAACTGCCAAGGATTCGGTGACCGCCAAACAGGGTGCAGCCCCTGCGCTTCAGGAACCATCTCTGACTTTTTACGAGACGTTACCCAAGGGCGGAAAAATTATTCTCGGGAGCGGCATGAATCCCAAAATGCCAAAGGTGCTAACCGCATCCCCCGCAAAAACAGCCACTGAGGCTTTGCCAAAAAATGACCAGGTTTTGCCGCGACAGACAGAAGCTGTGATGGTGCAAAAAGCCGACAAACCTGCCATTCCTGTCTCATCTCCAGAGAAAAGTGCGGCTGCAGATAATGCTGAACGCCCGAAGGCGGCCGGCGAAACAGCCAAAGAAGTATCGGCGAAAAAAACTGCGGTATCCAAGGGGAAATTCTCCGTGCAGGTGGTATCCGCAAGGGAACGCAAGGAAGCAGACGCCATCAAATCGGGGTTACAGGAAAAGGGGTTTGCTGCCTATGTTGTTGAGTCCGTCGTTCCCGGTAAGGGGACATGGTATCGCGTACGGGTGGGGAAACAAATGGATCAGTCGGCTGCCGCGAAGCTTGCAAAACAGCTCGGTAAGGCAGCAATAATAATTCCTGAATAGTAAGAGTGATTTTTTTATTGACTCGAGATCGTGCTCATAGTATAAACAAATCTCTTGTGACGCGGGGTGGAGCAGTCTGGTAGCTCGTCGGGCTCATAACCCGAAGGTCATAGGTTCAAATCCTATCCCCGCAACCAAACAATAACAGGCGCTTAGCTGAAAATGCTAAGTGCCTTTTTTGTTGTCCTGACGCATGTTTTGCTTTGGGTGGCAAAATAGATAGTTGCGAGTCCTACTCCTGTCAAGGCAATCCACCCCTTGGACTGAGTGAGCCGGTCCACGTACCGCTCCCAGAACTCGGCAATCTCAGGGGCCCGGAAGAGTGAAGGACATCTCCCATGAATTCTGACCGCAAACAACGGTTGCTGACGCTGACCCCGGAGCGGCTGGCGGACGCCCTGCTGGAACTGGCCGCCCGCGATGATGCTGCCGACGATCTGGTGGAACGGATGATCGCTACCCCCTGGGAAAATATCGAGCGCTTCAGGAAAAGACTGGCCGGCATCAAGCGCAGCCGCCGCTTCATCCGGTGGGGTGAATCCGCGGCCTTTGCCCGTGAACTGCTTGCCCTCCTGCAGGATGTACAGGCGGGAGTCTCCGATCCCCGCACGGGCGCCGAGCTGGTTGCCGCCTTCTACGAGTGCGACAAGGGGGCCCTGGGAAACTGCGACGATTCCAGCGGCCATGTGGGTGATGTCTTCCGGCATGATGCCAGAGAACTCTTCGTCCACTACGCCTCCCGCTGCGACGAGAAGGAGTGGCTGGGGGATCTGGTTTACAAGGTGAGCCGTACCGATGACTATGGGGTGCGGGATGCCTTGGTCAAATGCGCCATCGACTATCTGCCGGAGCCGGTCATCCGGACCATGGTGAAACGGTTTCAGAAAATGGCCGACGGCGAGAGCGACGAATACCACAAACGGCACTGGCTGGGGCTGGCCGAGTCCCTTGCCCGGCAGCTCAAGGATGCCCCCCTGTTCGAGCGGACACGGCGCGCCTCGTGGGGGAGTCTCTCCACCGCAGCCTGCGTCGACATAGCCCGGGTATATTTGGAGAGCGGCGACGGGCAGACGGCCCTGGCGTGGCTCGAGAAGATTCCGGTGACGGAGAACTTCATGGCGGAGGATCGGGACTCGCTGCTGCTGGAGGTCCATGGCCGACTGGGGAACCCAGCTCGGCAGGCCGACGTCGCCTGGCGGATCTTCAGGCGTCACAGAAGCCTTGCCTCCCTGACGCGACTGCTGGACGTAATCGGCAGTGACCAGAGGGATGCCGTAGTGGCAGGGGAAGTTGCCGCCATTCTCGGGGAGGATCGGTTCTCTCCGGGGGATGCCGCCTTTCTGGTGGAGGTCGAGCGCCCCGACGACGCGGAAAACTATCTCCTCAGGCATGCCGACGCGCTTAACGGCGACGACTACAGCGGGCTTCTCCCCCTGGCCGAGGCCATGGAGCAGAGCGGTCGCCACCTCTGCGCTTCCTTGCTGTATCGGGCACTGCTCGATTCGATCCTCCGCCGGGCCCAGACCAAGACCTATCCCCACGGTGCCCGGTATCTCCGCAAGCTCGATAAACTCGCCGGGACCATTACCGACTGGCGCACCTTTGAGTCCCATGACTTTTACAAGGAGAATCTCCGGCTGAACCACGGCCGGAAAAGCAGTTTCTGGTCCCGTTACGGGGAGTAAGGTTGGTGTGATGATTCTCGGCAGGAGGAAGAAACCGACTGTGGTGGTTCCAGGCGGGCCATGGATGGCGCTGCTCTGGGTGGCGTTGTCGGTTTGTTTCTGGGGATGCCAGGTATTATACTCGGCCGGTAATCGGTGAACTTTCACTACAACTCAGACTGAACGAAGCGAGTCGGGTTGGTTTTGGCACTGTGGTGGGCATGGCAATTGGCGTGGCCGGCAAGTTGGCCATCGGCTTCGCCATGATCGGACTTTTTCTCGTGAAGTGGTTTATATGAAAGAATTAATGGTGGGTTTTAATGATTCCTAGAGTCCCCTCACCAGCGACTATGCTGTCAGTATTGAAACTCTTCCTCATTCCGGTCGGTGGCGGGATACCCGCCGGCGTCATGCTCGCCCAGACCAAAGGTGTGGCGTGGCCTTTTACGACACTGCTTTATCTGGCATCGGACATCATCCTGGCGCTTGCCTTTGAACCGGTTCTCCGGTTGCTTGCCTTCATCTGCGGGAAGGTTTCCTTTTTATCCCGGATCGGTGCGGTTATGAAAGCAGCGACAGCCCGCAGCGTCTCCCATTTCAGCGGTACTGGCGCAGGTCCGATTGCTCTCATCATGATTGCCTTCGGCGTTGACCCAATGACAGGTCGGGCCTCGGCTCTTGCGGCCGGACACGGCATTATCGCAGGGTGGGCGTTCGCCATTGCTGGGGACATGATCTACTTCGCGGTTATCGCGATCAGCACCCTGCGTCTCAATTCCTATATCCACGACCCTAACATTACGATGCTGATAATCCTTGTTGCGATGTTCTGCGTTCCGGCCTTGGTGCGCTTCATCCGTTCCAAGCTGGTCATCCTGCAGAAGGCGTAGCCATGGGAGAGCTCCGCGCAGTCCCAAGATCGGTATGGCAATTATCGGTTAGCACAGAGCGTTGGAAACGGCGGTGAGTAATCTCAATCCCAATCGGAGACTGATCAATCTGACGACCAGATTGGCGGGTGTT contains the following coding sequences:
- the xerD gene encoding site-specific tyrosine recombinase XerD is translated as MNQYLDLFLNYLLVEKGLAKNSLDSYGRDMIRYLDFLEKRNCGEPSAVRPVDVADFLAHLKDCGLAPRSRARALSAVRMFHRFLLVEGYAEANPTAIIEAPKTLAKLPQILAGREVEALLAAPGSDSAQDMRDRAMLELLYATGLRVSELVGLGLRDVNVTAGYLMAFGKGGKERLVPMGESACAAVSRYLAEARPEMDRNGDNAYLFLTRLGDRMTRQAFWNIIKKRAIEAGIRKTISPHTLRHSFATHLLENGADLRSVQAMLGHADLATTQIYTHVTRERLKRIHEEYHPRG
- a CDS encoding cofactor-independent phosphoglycerate mutase, giving the protein MKYIVLLGDGMSDEAVKDLDGKTPLQAAKTPHMDVMARRGRIGLAHTVPKGLPPGSDVANLSVFGYDPRTCYTGRSPLEAASMGVQLGPDDVAFRVNLVNLLPTKGTLVMNDYSAGHISTEEGRELIEAIQQQIGDDEFQFYPGVGYRHLMVWRNGKSGMSATPPHDISGKSILDYLPKGEGADKLIYLMNSSQMILNNHPQYRRRLEADKIPANSIWLWGHGKAPRMEPFKEKFGLAGAVISAVDLINGIGIGAGLDVIRVEGATGYLDTNYEGKVQAALEALETHDYVYLHVEAPDEASHSGNLSHKLQAIEDFDARVVGPIMEGIRRFGSFRILCTPDHPTPLRLKTHTGAPVPFIIYDGGESEDDSIAGYDEDSARTSGLVLEEGHRLMELLLER
- a CDS encoding Slp family lipoprotein; this encodes MYLQRISILIILLTTLSLSGCAHVISEQSRSLVDPTITYAMLKEKPDAFVGKYVQLGGVIVGVKNTTTGSQLEIMQVALDKTGMPEDTFRSEGRFLAISESFLDSMIYKPDRLVTLVGEVKGKKVMPVDEVEYTYPVLAIKEIYVWKSYDYEKGYPYPTPPPYSFYDPYYYGYWPGPYWYRPLGPVYRRW
- a CDS encoding UDP-glucose dehydrogenase family protein; amino-acid sequence: MKICVIGSGYVGLVAGTCFAESGNTVICVDVNQEKIEGLKQGILPIYEPGLKELVLRNSAEGRLSFTTDLASAVKESLICFIAVGTPPGEDGSADLQHVLAVAREIGRNMEGFKIIVDKSTVPVGTADKVRRAAQEELDRRGAAYEFDVVSNPEFLKEGAAIDDFMKPDRVVIGADNVRTAEIMKELYSPFMRKTNRLIVMDVHSAEMTKYAANAMLATRISFMNQIANLCERMGADVSAVREGIGSDSRIGYDFLFPGVGYGGSCFPKDVKALIKTAEECEYDFVLLKSVEEVNERQKAILIDKMIAHFSRDNGASPLAGKTIAIWGLSFKPRTDDMREAPSIVIISKLLEMGATVLAHDPEAVKEAKKIFGDRITYTSTNQYEILKGADALAIITEWNEYRNPDFERISASLTAPVIFDGRNLYNPRRMKEIGFTYHSIGRNGSAFTG
- a CDS encoding UDP-glucuronic acid decarboxylase family protein, with amino-acid sequence MRVLVTGGAGFIGSHLCERLVSDGHEVLCVDNFFTGSKQNILPLLGNPRFELIRHDITEPILLEVDQIYHLACPASPVHYQYNPVKTIKTSVMGTINMLGLAKRVRARILLASTSEVYGDPQVHPQPETYWGNVNPIGIRSCYDEGKRVAETLMMDYHRQNGVDIRIVRIFNTFGPRMAEHDGRVVSNFIVQALKGEDITVYGDGSQTRSFCYVSDLVEGLVRTMSCEGFTGPVNLGNPGETTILEFARRIIALTGSQSQIVFRPLPSDDPKQRQPDITLARTTLGWEPIVPLETGLTKTVDYFSGLGAGSGS
- a CDS encoding FtsB family cell division protein encodes the protein MRKRMYLVPAGCILFILFFTVFGERGLLRIYHLSREKQEIAEKVTEVRGENEKLKREIEALKTDRRYLESIARKDFGLVRPNEVVYQFPSSDKAQAKTQQPVSSAVEKKR
- the argS gene encoding arginine--tRNA ligase, with the protein product MKDRVRSLVAEGIERCFADGSLASNQMPAIVIEKPAHAEHGDFACTVAMSMAKAERKAPRVIAETIVKHIENGESGIIGGIDIAGPGFINFRIKNEAWSRTLAVVEAAGASFGRSCAGEERKVQVEFVSANPTGPLHIGHGRGAAIGDTICRLLSASGFDVTREFYYNDAGAQIANLALSVQSRCLGIEPGDPRWPADGYQGDYIKDVARSYLNRETVDAGDQHVTAAGDPNDLDAIRRFAVAYLRREQDQDLLAFDVHFDVYSLESSLYTEGRVEEVVRRLIENGHTFEQDGALWLRTTDFGDDKDRVMRKSDGSYTYFVPDVAYHLAKWERGFTRVINEQGADHHSTITRVRAGLQALNAGIPQEWPEYVLHQMVTVMRGGEEVKISKRAGSYVTLRDLIDEVGRDATRFFFLMRKPDSQLVFDIDLAKQQSLENPVYYVQYAHARISSIFEAACDRGISVPSFPDAHVDLLETPEEIELIKLIGSFPEVIEGSALSFEPHRITYYLQELAGAFHSFYNKNRVIGEGKELSSARLFLLKGVAQVLKNGLALLGVSAPEKM
- a CDS encoding SPOR domain-containing protein, which translates into the protein MVLDYRERKPVNKNRPKSKPVGLFVIAFGLVAVCSFALGVLTDRFLLSPRSLKVENAQAPPSVAPKNGPQEQPSSTAKDSVTAKQGAAPALQEPSLTFYETLPKGGKIILGSGMNPKMPKVLTASPAKTATEALPKNDQVLPRQTEAVMVQKADKPAIPVSSPEKSAAADNAERPKAAGETAKEVSAKKTAVSKGKFSVQVVSARERKEADAIKSGLQEKGFAAYVVESVVPGKGTWYRVRVGKQMDQSAAAKLAKQLGKAAIIIPE
- a CDS encoding DUF6880 family protein; this encodes MNSDRKQRLLTLTPERLADALLELAARDDAADDLVERMIATPWENIERFRKRLAGIKRSRRFIRWGESAAFARELLALLQDVQAGVSDPRTGAELVAAFYECDKGALGNCDDSSGHVGDVFRHDARELFVHYASRCDEKEWLGDLVYKVSRTDDYGVRDALVKCAIDYLPEPVIRTMVKRFQKMADGESDEYHKRHWLGLAESLARQLKDAPLFERTRRASWGSLSTAACVDIARVYLESGDGQTALAWLEKIPVTENFMAEDRDSLLLEVHGRLGNPARQADVAWRIFRRHRSLASLTRLLDVIGSDQRDAVVAGEVAAILGEDRFSPGDAAFLVEVERPDDAENYLLRHADALNGDDYSGLLPLAEAMEQSGRHLCASLLYRALLDSILRRAQTKTYPHGARYLRKLDKLAGTITDWRTFESHDFYKENLRLNHGRKSSFWSRYGE
- a CDS encoding DUF456 family protein encodes the protein MGELSLQLRLNEASRVGFGTVVGMAIGVAGKLAIGFAMIGLFLVKWFI